The Juglans regia cultivar Chandler chromosome 11, Walnut 2.0, whole genome shotgun sequence genome contains the following window.
CCTTTAGACACTAGTTTTAAAAGTTTCTAGTGGGGTTTCTCTAATgatctaaaataaatttgactttGAAGTCATGGAAGTCCATCTGCCAGCCAATAAGTTCAAGCGGAATTGGcttaaaaatgatgaaaagcaTGAACATAGCATTGTTAGCAAAAATAGGCTGGGAAATGTGTCAACACACAGGGATATCTGGCCTTCACTACTCTCCTCAAAGTATCTCAACTCCTCAAGTTTCTGGATAGTTAAATCAAAATCATCACATTCTTGGTTCTGGAACTGGATCCTAAAGACAAGAGAACTAGTTTCAAAAGGTTCatgctttcaaaatttcaatgGTCTATTTGTTAATATTTGGTCAGAGCCTTGGATTCCAACATTGGATAGTTTTAAACCAAAGCCACTCCAACAAATGAATGAGGTCTTCCCTTGTCTCAAAGTTGCGGATTTAATTACACAATTACCTTGAACTTGAGATATTCAAAACTTGCAATCTCTCTTTGATCCAGATGGCATTACGGATATTCAAAAATGCCCCTTTCTCAAAACAGCCGTAGACAAGACTCTTTGATTTGGACCCGGAACCACTTTGGAAAAATTCTCAGTGAAACCAGCATATCATATGAAAGcaacaaaatttagaacttCCCTACCAAATTTCCCAAGCCCAATACTAAAAAGAATGTGAAAGTTAAAATCCATGATAGCCACAAGTTgctattttggaaaataatttgtaatatcCTCCTGGCTCGAGCAAGACTAAACAGTGTTCTTCCAAATTTTCAACCTAAAAAATTGCACTATCCATTGCgtaatggagaagaagaatcaCTACTCCACCTCTTCATTGAATGCACATTCTCTCAAGTTTTATGGAGTCAGAGATTCAAAGCAACTGGCCATTAAACTTGACATCATTGCCGATCAACTCCATTTCAGATTGGGTATTACTGATAATCGATCCAGAGCCTGCCTTGGGATTAAACGGCCTAGAAATTCATCACTTCTAGATTTTTGCTACTTTAACACTTGACCTcacttggaagcatcaaaatgaaatagTTAATGGCCACATTGAACCTTCTCTATGGAAAACAAATGTTCAACGAAAAAACTCGTATCAAGCCTACAAACAAGcatgatatagaggatgagatATACTGGGAGTCTTTGAAAGGAAAGATTCAACTCAAATTTCTATTGATTCTGCAGAGCAGTTATATACAGGACTCCAAAtctattttaagaaatatacAGACGTTATAGCAGTAGCTACACAAcactaattacataaaataaatcccaTGCTTCTTTGTACTCATTACAAAAGAGATGATTCTCAGTAAGCATTAATTGCAGAAAATAAAGCCCATGATTCTCGGCACTTATGACAAGAGGAATGATTCTCGGCAAGCTTGAGTTGTAGACTTGGTGTCCTTGATTCTTGGCTAAATGGCAGCTTCATGAGTTGTTTGAACTTTTGTCAACTTTCCTTATACGCCCCTGCAAGATTGTACTTCCATCGACAAGTCCAATCTTGTTTCTTAGAAATTATGTGCGTCGTCTTGACAGTGGCTTGGTCAATAAATTTGCAAGTTGATCTTGAGTATGTACATGCCGAACATGAACGGTTCCTTTCTGAACTAGATCACGAACAAAGTGAAGATCAATTTGAATGTGTTTCATCCGTGAAAGTTACACCAGATTGAAGCTTAGATGAGTTGCTCCAAGATTATCACAAAGAAGTGAAGGTGGCGCCTTTGAGAGAAGCCAAGTTCCTGAAATAGAGCAAGAAGCCACATAGTTTCAGATGCTGCATTTGCAAGAGCCCAATATTCCACTTCCGTAGATGAACGTACAACTGCTCTTTGTTTCTTAGAGCTCCATGAGATTGGATTTGAGCCAAGAAAAGTGATATAGGCTGATGTAGAGGTACGATCATCAATGTTTCTAGCCTAGTCAGCATCACTGTAGGTTGAGAGACATGAAACTGCAGATTTTTTAAGCTGAATGccatggaaaaatatttgcttgaGATAGCGAAGAAGTCGCTTGGTTGCTGTCCAATGCGTGACAGTTGGCTTGTGCATGAATTGTGAGAGCTTGTTAACCACAAATGAAATGTCAGGATGAGTCAATTAGAGATATTGCAAGCTACCTATCACTCTCCTAAACCCAGTACTATGAACAACATCGGTGCCATCCACTAAATGAAGAGATGTGGTAGTTGAAAGTGGTGTAGAAACATCCTTGGCACCAAGCATATTCGTGGTTTGCAAGAGCTCacgaatatattttttgttgtgataggAAAAGACCTGCACAAGTTGGTATGACTTCCACTCCCAAAAAGAAGTGAAGTGAACCCATATCCTTCAAGGAAAACTGATGTCCAAGTTTTTCAATAATAGAAACCATAAATGTTTTTATCACTTCCTGTAATAACAAGATCATCGACATAGGCTAAGAAATAACATGTAATGGAATCATGTCGATAAATGAACAAGGACGAATCAGCTTGTGAGTTTTGAAAACCAAGTTCCATGAAAGCATTCTTCAAGGCTAAATACCAAGCCCTCGGgacttgtttgaggccataaatGGCTTTTTTTAATCTGCACACATGATTAGTTTTGGGCATATCTTTAAACCTAAGAGATTGCATCATATACATAGTTTTAGATAACTTCCCATGCAAAAAGGCATTGTTTACATCCATTTGTTGTAATTCCCATCCACTATAACAACAATGGTTAAGACTAACTTTATAGTGGCTGGTTTAACCACGGGGCTAAAGGTTTCTTTGTAATCAAGTCCAGGGCGTTGATTATACCCCTTTGCAACAAGTCGTGCTTTAAACTGATCTATTGAGTAATTTGATTTCCTTTTTACTCGAAACACCCACTTACACCCAACTGGATGACAATCTTTGGATGGGAGAACTAAGTCCTTGGTACCACGCCTCATAAGGGCAATGAGCTCACTGGACATGGCTTCACACCATTGAGGATTTGATACAGCTTAGTTGACACACGTTAGTTCAAGAGTGGGTGGAATAGGATGTTTTGTAACCATGTGAATCTGTTTTGGTTTAAAGATGTTGTTCATTGATCGTGTGACCATGGTATGGGTTCGGGAAGGGGGATTTTCTATTTGGGCCAAATTAATGGGAACAGGGACTTGGTTTGAGTTTGACAATGGAAGATTTGTGGGTATAGGATTTAAATTAGAATTTGATGAtgataaattcaaatttaaatcaaGAGATTCTAGGGAAACATGTGAATGAAGAATATCTAAAATAGAGGGTGAGGAGATATTACTTGGTGGTGATGCAACAGCAGTGCCATGTGTGTCTAAAAGCATTGATGACGATGAAGAGGACGCAGGTAGGTGCATAGGTGCTGGAGCAGAGGGTTAGCGGAAGAACTTGAAGGAGTCGAGCCCTGTGAAATGAATGAAGAAGGCGACATGTGGGAAAAAGGGGTTTTGGTATGCAGTGGGTCGTCGGGTAAGATTGGGCTTTTCAGTTCATCAAGGAGAACATGTCGTGAGATGTACAACTTTTGAGTTGTTGGGTCCATGCATTTAAATGCATTTCTAGTTTGCAAGTTGCCAAGAAATAGGCATGGAATGGACTTAAGTTGTAATTTGTGAGTGTTGTAAGGTTTTGTGAGAGGATAACAAGGACACCCAAATTTTCTTAGTTTTAGATAGTTGGGTCTTTGTCCAAAAAGGGCCTCAAAAGGatatttgttttgaagaagTGGAGTGGGTTTTCTATTTATGAGATATGTGGCGGTTTGAAACGCACGAGGCAGTAAGAGAGAGGTAAGGAAGTATCATGAAGAAGAGTAAGACATGTTTCCACAAGATGACGATATTGGCTCTCAGAAACactattttgttgtggagtgtaTGGTGCGGTGGTGTAGTGACTAACACCATGAAGAGacaagtatttttataaacCACTGAATTCACTACCATTGTCAGAGtacaaacttttaattttagaattgaAACATGTTTCAAAAAGATGTTTAAATTGGGGAAAAATGCTAGACACGCTTGATTTTGCAGCCATGGGATAAAACCACATGTATTTGGTGTAATGATCAACAAAAAGGAGATAATTTTGAAAGCCATCAAGAGTAGAATGTGCAGATCCCCAAACATTGGTGTAAATAATATCAAGAGGAGCATGACTTTGAAAACTATTTGAACGGTTGTTGATGTGCTTTATTAATAGAACAAGAAGTACATAAGGATGACAATTTATTAGATGTAAgcgaaagagaaaaatgattaataagactttaaactattttaattgAGGGGTGGCCAAGACGCTTGTGCCATCCATCAATCAAAGTTCTTTCATGCACATTTGTAACCATTTTGGGAAGTGAAGCCACCAGTGAGTTCGGAAACACGTAGACGTCATTTTCACATGCACCTCTTAGTAGTATCGCCCCCATTTTCTgttccttcacaagaaaataagactgatgaaattcaacaaaaaacatgattttgttTGGTAAAGTGATGTACGGAAATTAAATTCTTGTAAATATTGGGAACACAAAGTGTATCACGCAAGAAAAAAGTTTTATGAGGTGAATGTAAGGCTAGAGAACCAATGTGTGAAACAACCAAACTTGTACCATCACCAAGAACAACTTCATCAGTTCTATCATATTTAGAGTGAATAGATACATTTGTGAGATCACCAGTAATGTTGTGGGAAGCCGCTGAATCAATGAGCCATTTATTTTCATTGGCATGAGAAGAGGTAGCACAGTTTACAGTCACTTCATTTTGCTGCAACTGTGGACAAGCCTTGGTTGTGTGACCCAATTGATCACAAAACTGGCACTTGGGCTGGAAAAACCTCTAATTGGAGTTGGGCCTACCCGATTTTTGAGTGAAATGGCGCTAGTTGGAGTTGGACCCAGGGGAATTACAATTGGAGGTCTGTTgctttgaagacccatttgacCGATTGAAGCCTTTCAGCTACTGTCTTCCATGCAAGCCGTTTCTCTTGCTGGTGAAATTTGTTGTAGCAACAAGCTGCTGAGTCGTAGCTTCCATTCTCCTCAAATGGCTTTCATGCCCCACGAGCAAATCATGtaattcctaaaaaataagGGATTTTTCCCTTGCCCGAATGGGAGCAGCAATTTCCGTAAAATTGGGACCCGAGCCATTGAGAACAAAGAAAGTGAGATCATCATAAAAAATTGGGTGATCAATGAGGGCGATCTCATCGGCTAAGGCTTTGACAGCATGTAAATAGTCTAGAACCGGTTGATTCCCTCGTTGGATCAAGGTGAGTTCTTCCTTGAGTTGCATAACTTTTGTGCGCAATTTGCTTGCATACATGGTGGTTGATTTTTTCCATGACTCATGAGAGGTCTTGGCAGTGGCAATGAGTGGGGTAATAGTGGTGGATGTAGATGCAAGGATAGCATTGAGGATGAGTTTGTCTTGTCTAACCCAGTGGGTTTTCTGAGAAATGGAAGAAGCGATGCCATCAGATGATGGACACAATAAATCACCGGTTACATAATCCATCAGATTGTAGCCAATGAGGAGGGCTTCAAATTGAGGACGCCACTGTGGAAATGTGGAGGGTGTGAGTTTCTCATTTATTTGGGCAGTGATGTTGAAAACAACAAGTGATGTGGCAGTGGAAGAGGGTGTCTGTGTGTTTGGGTTGTCTGAGGGAGACATGGCTGCTTTGGATCGAGGTCTCGTTAGAGATTTTGGTCTCCTGATACCATATAGAGGATGATATATATTGGGAGTCTTTGAATGGAAAGATTCAACTcaaatttctattgattttgcAGAGCGGTTATATACAGGACTCCAACtctattttaagaaatatacAGACGTTATAGCAGTAGTTACACAAcattaattatagaaaataaattccATGATTCTATGTACTCATTACAAAAGAGATGATTCTTAGTAAGCATTAATCATAGAAAATAAAGCCCATGATTCTCGGCACTTATGACAAAAGGAATGATTCTCAGCAAGCTTGAATTGCAGACTTGGTGTCTTTGATTCTCGTCTAAATGACAGCTTCAAGAGTTGTCTAAAATTTTGTCAACTTCCCATATACATGAGACAAAAATTACAATTTCCTCTCACTCCAGTCTGGTCTCCACCACCCCCATATCACTAGAGCATTTCTTTTGATGCAACTGTTAGAAACTCATACTCCATCTCTTTAGCAGTCTGCCGCAACTCGAAAGGTTTGATTACAGAAATATGGACTTCAAAAACTCTTTCCACAATTCTAGTCATAGCTGAAGCATCTGTAGCAATGCTGGCATCACAGCTTGCAATATCTCTTCAACTAAATTCTCTCATTTTGGAGGGTAACGCACTTCAGGTTATCACAACAATACAAAATGTGGATTCTTCACCAGTATAACAAATAACTTCAATCAGTAATGATACTCATCAAAATCTAAATCACTTTAATAATTGGAGTGTTAAAAAATCTATTGATTGCAAAATCGATGTGTGCACTCAGTAACACAATAGACAACAACTAGTCAAGTTATTGGTTGTATACCCATTGATAACAtaccaaaatgtattttttatgagcATTGCTACTTATCAgcccacacaccacacctttattattattattattattattattattattatttattgtttttttcctgcaaaattaattgaattatacttgctaagggaaaaaataaaaagataaaaaattgtgtggtgtgtggtgtagggatgatgaataaaattttttattttatatattgacaaTGGAAATGATCCACCCTGCGACTTTATATACTAGTTTAcgaattttaatatatattaagcatgcttgattaggaaaaaaaataataataatacatactCACAGGTTAGAATGCTTTGGTAAGGTGGTTCTCCATACGTCACTTTTCCTGTTCATTATTagatcaatattattattcaaagaagaataaaattgcCTATTTAGAGgaataaaagtaaatagaaTAGCTCCAACAATTTCcagtattatatttaaaaatcgAAAATGACTAAAAATGGCCTACTAATCATATTCGACAGAGATACAAAACAAAAAGGCTAGGACTGTTTTAGAATCTTTGGAAACATATCAACAATGGCCCGGAGTGTTTTATCTTTGGAATATTCAGAGAGTGTTTtatctgatctgatcttatcattataactttatcaaattttcacgtaaaatataataaacaattcaactttttcaaatctcaaaataataataatattaaacaaataatattctaacaatattttatttaattttcaactttcatctaaaatcatctcatctcatctcactatccaaacaattcCTTACGTTACTCAATCAATAAGAACACAAACCTATAGAGTTAGCTCAAATTAAGTTGTATCTTGCAtattgaagatgaagaaattaCCTACCAAAGCAAAATACGTGGGACTTACAATCTtcataggaaaataaaaagaaaaggagatgaaGATTTATATTGTAGAAAAAACTCAGAGAAAACTTGCAGTGTGTAAAGAACAAGTCTTATCTAAACAAGAAATAACTATAGTGGCCTCAACACTTCCTTGCTATAGCCTAACAATGGTACTCTTTCCCTAGACACTATGTGAATCCTTTTGATAAGGTTTTCAAGCACTTCTAGTGGCACTTCAACAAGAgcaacatatattttaattttacctGTAAATCGTGAAAGAACATCTGCCTATTGAAGAAAGTTGGGGGTTTGGGATGAAGGAGAATGTGTGACATGATCAACCATAATCGACTAAACAAGTGATGAAAGGATGGTGCATAATTGAGATGATGCGTCGAAGCCCTCCTCAGAAAAATTCAAACCCTGACTGAGCTTTTAATAGATATTGATCTGTGTTCTTATTGATTGAGCATTGGATTTAGAGATATTCGTGATAAGGGGTAGTCTAAGACATGGTCTTGATCTCATAAGAAGCTAGCTCACCAAGAGAATGGGATGAAACCAAAGTGTGAGAAATGTTTTACATGGAGATCATATTGgataatattttgaagaaagGAAATGATGCATCCACTGAGGAAGAATCCACATGCATCCCGACAAAAGCTActgatttcttctttctttttatttaattgttaaataagtatttttaaatgagtttgtgatttttttttaaaatgtttgaaaaaaatacataaaaaaatacattttacacTTTTCGATAGAAACTTTCGGGACCATATTTTGGTAGCCCTAGCAGTTAAAGAAGATACggaaaaaacattttcttcattgATACGAGAATGTCCTATATATAAGGACTGTACAGGATATCGCAGTTACAAGTTCAAATATCAAAAACATTCAAAATAACGTAAGAATAGGTTCCTATACTATCGGATATCAGTTTTACAGAGGATAGATTACAACAGATTTAGTTAAGGAAATCAAGTTGGTTACAACTACATGATTTCCTTTATACGCCCCCTCAAGATAGGCGTGCCATCAGATAAGCCAATCTTGGTGCACAAATTCTGGAATTTCTGTCGTGACAGAGCCTTAGTTAGAAGGTCTGCAAGTTGGTCGTGAGTGCTGACATGAGAGACTTGTAGCATTCCTTTTGAGACTAGATCTCGAACAAAATGAAGATCAATAGCAATATGTTTCATCCTTGAATGCATTACAGGATTAGGACTTAATTGAGTAGCACCAATATTGTCACAGAATAAATGAGGAGGCTTAGGAATCAGAATACCAAGCTCATGAAATAGTGAACGAATCCAAATGAGTTCCGAGGTGGCTGAAGCAAGAGCCTGGTACTCTGCTTCAGTGGAGGAACGGGCTACCACACGCTGCTTACGTGTGCTCTAAGAAATTGGCCATTCACCCAGAAAAATGAGATAGGTAGAGGTGGAGGATCAGGTATCCTTATCACCTGCCCAATCCGCATCAGAGAACCCTTGAAGAGTGAGATTGCCAGTGCGTTTGAGAAGAATACCATGATTAAGAGTGCACTTCAAGTATCGCAGACCACGTTTGGCAGTAGTCCAGTGAAGCTGAGACGGTTTATGCATGAACTGAGCCAACTTGTTGACCGGGAAGGCGATGTCAGGCCGAGTAAAAGATGGATACTGGAGAGCACCTATAACGCGACGATACTCAGTTGGATCAGTAGGAGAAGATCCATCATGAAGCTGAAGTGAATCCTTGGTGGCAAGTGGAGTCATCACAGCCTTGGCACTGTCCATCTTCGTGCGAGTAAGAAGATCCCGAATATATTTATGTTGGGATAGGAACAACCATTGTTTTACTGAAATGACTTCGatatcaagaaaataatttaatggtCCAAGATCCTTCAAAGAAAAACGACGACCAAGTTGTTCTACCACTTTAGAAATAACAGTAGAGTCACTACCCGTGATTAAGAGATCATCCACATAGATCAGAAAAAATATCGTAACTCCATCacaagtataaataaataaagaggagTCCGATTTGGACTGTTGAAATCCTAACTGAATAAGACAAGTGCTCAGTTCTTGATACCAAGCACGGGGTGCTTGTTTTAAGCCATATAAAGACTTCTTTAACCTGCAAACATGAGAATGAAGATTAGGATCAACAAAACCCGGAGGTTGAATCATGAAGACTTTCTCTTGAAGTTGgccatgcaaaaatgcattattgACGTCCAGTTGGTGAAGAGGCCAATTTTTCTGAACAGCAATGGAGAGGACAGCTCGGATAGTCACCAGTTTCACGACCGGGCTGAACGTCTCATTATAATCAAAACCATGTTTTTGATGAAATCCTTTGGCCACCAACCTCGCTTTGTAGTGAGAAATACTACCATCAggatttcttttaatttgaaaaacCCATTTGCATCCCATGGGTTTGATGGTTGAGCTTGGTGGAACAAGTTCCCAAGTGCCATGTTTAACCAAAGTTGTGAACTCTTCGGACATAGCATGCCGCCACTTGGGATCTTTCAAGGCTTAAGACACACATGTGGGCTCTACATGTTGAGGACGGAGGTGTTTTGTGGCTAAATAAAGATGTTTGGGTTTATGAATATTATTCATAGATCTGGTGGTCATGATATGAGTTCGAATAGGCTGGGTTGGAGCTACAAGTGTTGCGGGTTGAGGTATTTTTGCTGGACGAGATTGTGCAGGTGAAGATGCTGGCTGAGGAAATAGAACTGGAGCTGTAGGAGTGCTTTCCGTCACGGTGGTATGAGAGGAAGGTGTCAGTCCAATGAAAGGCACCGCTGGTATTGCAAGATCTTGTGTGTTAGCACCTGAAACTGACAGAGAGGACTTAGTGACCTGGGCagaggaagagaaaggaaaaatactTTTGTCAAAGAAAACATGCCGAGACAGATAGATGCGAGAAGTGTCAAGATCTATACACTTATAGGCATTTTGTGAGCTCGAGTAACCCAAGAAGAGACAAGGCATTAATTTTGGTTGTAGTTTATTAGTGGTATAAGGTTTTAACTATGGACAACACTGACAACCAAATATTTGCAATTTCTTGTAATTAGGTAGACGACCAAATAAGCACTCAAATGGAAAGTTAAGCCTGTTTCGACGATGTGACGATGCCGTCGTTCACTTGTACCATTTTGTTAAGGTGTATGAGGAGCGGTGGTTAGCCAGCTAATGGAGTTAGTGGAAAGATATTTTCGAAGAGCAAAATATTCTCCCCCATTATCTGAGTATAAGTGCTtaattttaaaaccaaattgattttcaagCAGCCCTTTTAACTGAACGAAAAAGGAGTGGACATCACTTTTTCGATGGATTGGAAACAACCACGAATACTTGGTAAAATGATCAACAAACAATGCATAAAACCGAAATCCATCAAGTGAAGTGGAAGACGTGGGTCCCCAAATATCTGTATAGATATATTCAAGAGGATGAGTACTAATAAGAGAAGTGGAAGAAAAAGGCAATTTATGACTTTTATTGCATTGACAAGCAGTACAAAGAGATGATGAAGATGGACAAGACACGACAACTGGAAGAGAAAATTGACGAATAACCAAATCAACAAATTTATTCGACGGATGCCCAAGTCTTTTATGCCAAATTTCAGACGTTGTTCGTTCACGAACTAGTGCTAAAACAGAGGACTTGGTAGTAAGAGAGGCCAGTGGCATTGGGTAGACACCATCCTTACATTTACCGCGAAGAAGAGTCGCCCCTGTGCTCcgatccttcacaaaaaaatgaaatggatgaAACTCGATATAAACATTATTAGAACGAGTAAAATTATGAATTGAGATCAAATTCTTGTGAATATTAGGAACACAAAGAGTATTGGTTAAGGTAAATGTTTTCGAGGAGGAGGGAAGAGTCATAGAGCCAACATGTGTGACTCGCAAACCTGAACCATCGCCAATAACGACCTCATCTGTGCCATCATACTTTGAATGAACGGATAAATTTGCAGGATCTGAGGTAATGATATGGGAAGCAGCTAAATCCACAAGCCATTTCTTGTCATTTGACCCGCTGGTAGTGGCACGATTTACAGACTTCTCAGTAAAAGCTGAGCGACAGGTCTTGGCCGAGTGTCCCACTTTGTCACATAGTTGGCAAACAATTTGTGGCTTACCAGACCGCTCTTTACGACCATAGGGACTAGAGTTTGTGCGTTGTTGGCCAGAGGAACTGGTATTGAAGCGTTGATTGCGGTTGGATTTGGAAACAGCAGAACAACGCTGGGTTGAGTTTGCAGTAGCAACCAGGGAT
Protein-coding sequences here:
- the LOC108985460 gene encoding uncharacterized protein LOC108985460, coding for MSPSDNPNTQTPSSTATSLVVFNITAQINEKLTPSTFPQWRPQFEALLIGYNLMDYVTGDLLCPSSDGIASSISQKTHWVRQDKLILNAILASTSTTITPLIATAKTSHESWKKSTTMYASKLRTKVMQLKEELTLIQRGNQPVLDYLHAVKALADEIALIDHPIFYDDLTFFVLNGSGPNFTEIAAPIRAREKSLIF